A DNA window from Solanum lycopersicum chromosome 3, SLM_r2.1 contains the following coding sequences:
- the DML4 gene encoding DNA glycosylase/AP lyase ROS1 isoform X1: MELGNADQEELEKTGFFTPITPFKCISAATEFNSINAGLNNFWSTNSSYNSQKKDEEVSDVIGGRSEFLSRHLDGGSESATVAPSTPMTKANPRKKQCGSVDMNERPLKKPRMRKHTPKIFDESKPKKTPKPKIKPSIPKSGNSKVSAKIKKKIEKDHDKVSVDLSGDAYMQTPNSKIPETIPGSLVLQVSTPQPETLEHALSAISPPDFEHDNLTDFGHVSKSCKRSLPFNLENENDFLSIEAAEVIRYHVTQSYNKFLTNPLDGFNEQAVDTNSSIGLEDNLEAESQPNQGNDPSIYQDDQRACQHHFLKVYERRKTQIDLMPLAGNEAHVYPNNHGTISACRDHSVKVYKRRTIGNTGAVPLAGNETTSQNDHKSQEKGGSRLDFLESYRTSNNIGTADYADKGWNPLDTNTKSKVTSKSSFTICKRVTRRDFEIVNGAKNTCFSNMKSGQKGKFRSHFVVMVLPNKNQIAAAMADIESFECVFSLSPMVKSRRRRLIHPKRTKSAHREEYTKLEPLPLSARREENTELGPILPMNALTLSPLVTSKRKRSKNCKRSTAILDPLCLKSGLSAINGFESFVDKWSQISACNEIQECSQHEGLWPQTDKSGCNDIEECPQHEDLLPRTNKSTCSEIQEYTQHENLLPKTKRSTKIITVAAIIRIFKKIKICDTRTYKKKTTTSNNNDQLVLWNPDGSMIVQNPKAKELPRVNDDQLFLRNPDGSMIVQKRKAKKLPKVNDDQLVLRNLDGSMIVQKRKAKELPKVDLDSESERVWEQLIENGGIDEDPDEKKNIWWKEQRELFKGRADSFIARMCLVLGKRTFSPWKGSVVDSVVGVFLTQNVSDYLSSNAFMLLASAFPLQNSREMTTQQEQALAITHVLPDSDEIFVSNTSESMQEENIGNQNTCGSQSSANCGNPEVISFAKSCDLVNETGDLPDEMSREKNKLPKREFDWDRLRKAYSTGTYTGSTESNRDSVNWEAVRHADVKMIFEQIKCRGQGNVLAAKIKNFLNRSFEHHGSVDLEWLRDVPKEDVKEYLLSIYGLGPKSTDCIRLLSLRHHSFPVDINVARIVVRLGWVPLQPLPDGLQMHLLEKFPLESSIQKYLWPRLCELDVSTLYELHYHMITFGKVFCTKKKPNCDACPLRTECRHFASAFASTRLRLPGPQQKGEADSKQPDTVDDVLNMCVSLPNLPHSSESFSHSSFQTQHYEPIVEMPESPEHRPLELLEQDIEDFSYEAEHEQEIPTIKLNTKAFGENILSFIDKSNKDFKEIVLSFIDEISKLQSDEEVSKALVLLNPKSAACPARKLKTETRLRTEHLVYELPDDHPLLSGFEKREPDDDCPYLLAISQTEQVVHKQEKNGKDSSSNELEKCSDNTNYFPKDEIIYGTILIPCRTANRGSFPLNGTYFQINEVFADHESSLNPIPVARASIWNLRVTTLYCGTSVSSIVKGLSTMDIQKCFWKGFMVVRGYDRKQRAPRPLHARFHRKGNIEKFDDE; encoded by the exons ATGGAACTGGGCAATGCAGACCAGGAAGAGTTGGAGAAAACAGGTTTTTTTACACCAATAACACCCTTCAAGTGCATATCAGCAGCAACAGAATTTAACTCTATCAATGCTGGCTTGAACAATTTTTGGTCCACAAATAGTTCAT ATAACAGCCAAAAGAAGGATGAGGAGGTTTCTGATGTTATCGGAGGGAGGAGCGAATTTCTAAGTCGACATTTGGATGGTGGTTCTGAATCTGCGACAGTGGCTCCTTCAACTCCTATGACAAAGGCTAACCCACGAAAGAAACAATGTGGTAGCGTAGACATGAATGAAAGACCACTGAAGAAACCAAGAATGAGAAAACACACACCCAAAATTTTTGATGAAAGTAAGCCCAAAAAGACTCCAAAGCCTAAGATAAAGCCTTCAATTCCAAAATCAGGTAACTCTAAGGTCAGTGCCaagataaagaagaagataGAAAAGGACCACGACAAAGTTTCAGTTGATTTATCAGGAGATGCTTATATGCAAACACCTAATAGTAAGATTCCAGAAACTATTCCCGGATCGCTGGTCCTACAGGTTTCAACTCCTCAACCAGAAACTCTTGAGCATGCTCTCTCAGCAATAAGTCCACCAGATTTTGAGCACGATAATCTTACAGATTTTGGACATGTTTCGAAGTCATGTAAACGATCTCTCCCTTTCAACTTGGAAAATGAGAACGATTTTTTATCCATAGAAGCAGCAGAAGTGATTAGATATCATGTAACTCAAAGTTACAACAAATTCTTGACAAATCCATTGGACGGTTTTAATGAGCAGGCAGTTGATACAAATAGCTCCATTGGCTTAGAAGATAATTTAGAGGCAGAGTCCCAACCCAACCAAG GAAATGATCCTAGTATCTACCAGGATGATCAGAGAGCCTGTCAGCATCATTTTCTGAAAGTTTATGAAAGGAGGAAAACTCAAATAGATTTGATGCCCTTGGCAGGAAATGAAGCTCACGTCTACCCGAACAACCATGGAACAATCTCGGCTTGTCGGGATCATTCTGTGAAAGTTTATAAAAGGAGGACAATAGGAAACACTGGCGCGGTGCCTTTGGCAGGAAATGAAACGACCTCCCAGAATGACCATAAATCCCAAGAAAAAGGTGGTTCTCGGCTTGATTTTCTGGAAAGTTACAGGACATCAAATAACATTGGCACTGCTGATTATGCAGACAAAGGCTGGAATCCACTGGATACTAATACAAAGAGCAAAGTGACTTCAAAGAGCTCTTTTACAATTTGCAAGAGGGTTACCAGGAGGGATTTTGAAATTGTTAATGGTGCTAAAAATACATGTTTTTCAAATATGAAATCGGGGCAGAAAGGAAAATTTAGATCACATTTTGTTGTAATGGTCCTACCTAACAAGAATCAAATTGCAGCTGCAATGGCTGATATAGAATCTTTTGAGTGTGTGTTCAGCTTGTCCCCTATGGTTAAGTCTCGTAGGAGGAGATTAATCCATCCTAAGAGGACCAAGTCTGCTCACAGGGAAGAATATACAAAACTAGAACCATTACCTTTGTCTGCTCGCAGGGAAGAAAATACAGAACTAGGACCAATTCTGCCCATGAACGCCTTGACTTTGTCTCCACTAGTCACGTCCAAAAGAAAGAGATCTAAGAATTGCAAAAGATCAACTGCTATTCTAGATCCTCTCTGCCTTAAGTCAGGTTTAAGTGCAATCAATGGGTTTGAATCTTTTGTAGATAAGTGGTCTCAAATAAGTGCTTGCAATGAAATTCAGGAATGCTCGCAACATGAAGGTTTGTGGCCCCAAACAGATAAATCAGGTTGCAATGATATTGAAGAGTGCCCCCAACATGAAGATTTATTGCCTAGAACAAATAAATCAACTTGCAGTGAAATTCAGGAATACACACAACATGAGAATCTGCTGCCTAAAACAAAGC GTTCAACAAAGATAATCACCGTTGCAGCAATTATtcggatttttaaaaaaataaagatttgtgATACGAGAacttataaaaagaaaacaacaacCAGCAACAATAATGACCAGCTTGTCTTGTGGAATCCTGATGGTTCAATGATTGTTCAAAATCCCAAAGCCAAAGAATTGCCCAGGGTTAATGATGACCAGCTTTTCTTGCGGAATCCTGATGGTTCAATGATTGTTCAAAAGCGCAAAGCCAAAAAATTGCCCAAGGTTAATGATGACCAGCTTGTCTTGAGGAATCTTGATGGTTCAATGATTGTTCAAAAGCGCAAAGCCAAAGAATTGCCCAAGGTTGATCTTGATAGTGAATCAGAGCGAGTGTGGGAACAACTCATAGAAAATGGTGGAATTGACGAGGACCCGGATGAAAAGAAGAATATATGGTGGAAGGAACAAAGAGAATTATTTAAAGGAAGAGCAGACTCATTCATTGCCCGCATGTGTCTCGTCTTAG GGAAAAGGACTTTTTCCCCATGGAAAGGGTCAGTGGTAGACTCTGTGGTTGGCGTTTTCCTAACACAAAACGTGTCAGATTATCTTTCAAG CAATGCCTTCATGCTTCTTGCTTCAGCGTTCCCACTTCAAAATAGTCGAGAAATGACTACACAACAAGAACAAGCTCTAGCGATTACACATGTATTGCCAGATTCAGATGAAATTTTTGTGTCAAATACGTCAGAAAGTATGCAAGAAGAAAATATTGGAAATCAAAATACATGTGGAAGTCAGTCTTCAGCCAATTGTGGTAACCCAGAAGTGATAAGCTTTGCTAAGAGTTGCGATTTAGTAAATGAAACAGGGGATTTGCCCGACGAGATGtcgagagagaaaaataaattgccAAAGAGAGAATTTGATTGGGATAGATTGAGGAAAGCCTATTCTACTGGAACATATACTGGTTCCACTGAAAGTAACAGGGATTCGGTTAATTGGGAAGCTGTTAGACATGCTGatgttaaaatgatttttgaacaaattaaaTGTCGAGGACAGGGTAATGTTCTTGCTGCAAAAATTAAG AATTTTCTTAATCGATCGTTTGAACATCATGGAAGCGTTGACCTTGAGTGGTTAAGAGATGTCCCGAAGGAGGATGTGAA AGAATATTTATTGAGTATTTATGGGCTTGGGCCGAAGAGCACGGATTGCATTCGACTTTTGTCACTTCGACATCATTCCTTCCCG GTTGACATAAATGTTGCTCGGATAGTAGTACGTCTAGGATGGGTCCCTTTGCAACCATTACCTGATGGGCTCCAAATGCATCTTTTGGAAAA gTTCCCCCTGGAGAGTTCCATACAAAAGTACCTTTGGCCACGTTTATGCGAACTTGATGTGTCAACACT ATATGAATTGCATTATCACATGATCACATTCGGAAAG GTCTTCTGTACAAAGAAAAAGCCAAACTGTGATGCCTGCCCATTGAGAACCGAATGCAGGCATTTTGCTAGTGCATTTGCAAG TACTAGGCTTCGCCTCCCAGGACCACAACAGAAAGGAGAGGCTGACTCTAAGCAACCTGATACAGTTGATGACGTCCTAAACATGTGTGTGTCGTTACCAAATTTGCCCCATTCTAGCGAAAGCTTCTCGCATTCCAGCTTTCAGACTCAACATTATGAGCCTATCGTAGAAATGCCAGAATCTCCAGAGCACAGACCTCTAGAATTACTGGAACAAGACATTGAAGACTTCTCTTATGAGGCAGAGCATGAACAGGAGATTCCTACCATCAAACTCAACACTAAAGCttttggagaaaatattttgagcTTCATTGACAAGTCCAATAAAGACTTCAAAGAAATTGTGTTGAGCTTTATTGATGAGATCAGTAAATTGCAAAGTGATGAAGAAGTGTCCAAAGCCTTGGTTCTTTTGAATCCAAAATCTGCTGCGTGTCCTGCTCGTAAATTGAAGACGGAGACTCGACTTAGGACTGAGCACTTAGT GTATGAGCTTCCAGATGATCATCCTCTTTTGAGTGGG TTTGAGAAACGGGAGCCTGATGACGATTGCCCTTACCTTCTTGCCATCAGCCAAACAG AGCAAGTTGTGCATAAACaggaaaaaaatggaaaagattCTAGCTCCAATGAATTAGAGAAATGTTCGGACAATACAAATTACTTTCCAAAAGATGAAATAATCTATGGGACGATTTTG ATTCCATGTCGGACGGCAAATAGGGGAAGTTTTCCACTGAATGGGACTTACTTCCAGATCAACGAG GTTTTCGCTGATCATGAGTCGAGCCTAAATCCAATTCCCGTTGCAAGAGCCTCCATATGGAATTTGAGAGTGACAACTCTATATTGCGGAACTTCAGTTTCGTCCATTGTAAAAG GCTTGTCAACCATGGATATTCAGAAATGTTTCTGGAAAG GTTTCATGGTGGTAAGAGGATATGACAGAAAACAGAGGGCTCCTAGACCTCTCCATGCTCGATTTCATAGAAAAGGAAACATAGAGAAATTTGATGATGAATGA
- the DML4 gene encoding DNA glycosylase/AP lyase ROS1 isoform X2, translating into MELGNADQEELEKTGFFTPITPFKCISAATEFNSINAGLNNFWSTNSSYNSQKKDEEVSDVIGGRSEFLSRHLDGGSESATVAPSTPMTKANPRKKQCGSVDMNERPLKKPRMRKHTPKIFDESKPKKTPKPKIKPSIPKSGNSKVSAKIKKKIEKDHDKVSVDLSGDAYMQTPNSKIPETIPGSLVLQVSTPQPETLEHALSAISPPDFEHDNLTDFGHVSKSCKRSLPFNLENENDFLSIEAAEVIRYHVTQSYNKFLTNPLDGFNEQAVDTNSSIGLEDNLEAESQPNQGNDPSIYQDDQRACQHHFLKVYERRKTQIDLMPLAGNEAHVYPNNHGTISACRDHSVKVYKRRTIGNTGAVPLAGNETTSQNDHKSQEKGGSRLDFLESYRTSNNIGTADYADKGWNPLDTNTKSKVTSKSSFTICKRVTRRDFEIVNGAKNTCFSNMKSGQKGKFRSHFVVMVLPNKNQIAAAMADIESFECVFSLSPMVKSRRRRLIHPKRTKSAHREEYTKLEPLPLSARREENTELGPILPMNALTLSPLVTSKRKRSKNCKRSTAILDPLCLKSGLSAINGFESFVDKWSQISACNEIQECSQHEGLWPQTDKSGCNDIEECPQHEDLLPRTNKSTCSEIQEYTQHENLLPKTKRSTKIITVAAIIRIFKKIKICDTRTYKKKTTTSNNNDQLVLWNPDGSMIVQNPKAKELPRVNDDQLFLRNPDGSMIVQKRKAKKLPKVNDDQLVLRNLDGSMIVQKRKAKELPKVDLDSESERVWEQLIENGGIDEDPDEKKNIWWKEQRELFKGRADSFIARMCLVLGKRTFSPWKGSVVDSVVGVFLTQNVSDYLSSNAFMLLASAFPLQNSREMTTQQEQALAITHVLPDSDEIFVSNTSESMQEENIGNQNTCGSQSSANCGNPEVISFAKSCDLVNETGDLPDEMSREKNKLPKREFDWDRLRKAYSTGTYTGSTESNRDSVNWEAVRHADVKMIFEQIKCRGQGNVLAAKIKNFLNRSFEHHGSVDLEWLRDVPKEDVKEYLLSIYGLGPKSTDCIRLLSLRHHSFPVDINVARIVVRLGWVPLQPLPDGLQMHLLEKFPLESSIQKYLWPRLCELDVSTLYELHYHMITFGKVFCTKKKPNCDACPLRTECRHFASAFARYELPDDHPLLSGFEKREPDDDCPYLLAISQTEQVVHKQEKNGKDSSSNELEKCSDNTNYFPKDEIIYGTILIPCRTANRGSFPLNGTYFQINEVFADHESSLNPIPVARASIWNLRVTTLYCGTSVSSIVKGLSTMDIQKCFWKGFMVVRGYDRKQRAPRPLHARFHRKGNIEKFDDE; encoded by the exons ATGGAACTGGGCAATGCAGACCAGGAAGAGTTGGAGAAAACAGGTTTTTTTACACCAATAACACCCTTCAAGTGCATATCAGCAGCAACAGAATTTAACTCTATCAATGCTGGCTTGAACAATTTTTGGTCCACAAATAGTTCAT ATAACAGCCAAAAGAAGGATGAGGAGGTTTCTGATGTTATCGGAGGGAGGAGCGAATTTCTAAGTCGACATTTGGATGGTGGTTCTGAATCTGCGACAGTGGCTCCTTCAACTCCTATGACAAAGGCTAACCCACGAAAGAAACAATGTGGTAGCGTAGACATGAATGAAAGACCACTGAAGAAACCAAGAATGAGAAAACACACACCCAAAATTTTTGATGAAAGTAAGCCCAAAAAGACTCCAAAGCCTAAGATAAAGCCTTCAATTCCAAAATCAGGTAACTCTAAGGTCAGTGCCaagataaagaagaagataGAAAAGGACCACGACAAAGTTTCAGTTGATTTATCAGGAGATGCTTATATGCAAACACCTAATAGTAAGATTCCAGAAACTATTCCCGGATCGCTGGTCCTACAGGTTTCAACTCCTCAACCAGAAACTCTTGAGCATGCTCTCTCAGCAATAAGTCCACCAGATTTTGAGCACGATAATCTTACAGATTTTGGACATGTTTCGAAGTCATGTAAACGATCTCTCCCTTTCAACTTGGAAAATGAGAACGATTTTTTATCCATAGAAGCAGCAGAAGTGATTAGATATCATGTAACTCAAAGTTACAACAAATTCTTGACAAATCCATTGGACGGTTTTAATGAGCAGGCAGTTGATACAAATAGCTCCATTGGCTTAGAAGATAATTTAGAGGCAGAGTCCCAACCCAACCAAG GAAATGATCCTAGTATCTACCAGGATGATCAGAGAGCCTGTCAGCATCATTTTCTGAAAGTTTATGAAAGGAGGAAAACTCAAATAGATTTGATGCCCTTGGCAGGAAATGAAGCTCACGTCTACCCGAACAACCATGGAACAATCTCGGCTTGTCGGGATCATTCTGTGAAAGTTTATAAAAGGAGGACAATAGGAAACACTGGCGCGGTGCCTTTGGCAGGAAATGAAACGACCTCCCAGAATGACCATAAATCCCAAGAAAAAGGTGGTTCTCGGCTTGATTTTCTGGAAAGTTACAGGACATCAAATAACATTGGCACTGCTGATTATGCAGACAAAGGCTGGAATCCACTGGATACTAATACAAAGAGCAAAGTGACTTCAAAGAGCTCTTTTACAATTTGCAAGAGGGTTACCAGGAGGGATTTTGAAATTGTTAATGGTGCTAAAAATACATGTTTTTCAAATATGAAATCGGGGCAGAAAGGAAAATTTAGATCACATTTTGTTGTAATGGTCCTACCTAACAAGAATCAAATTGCAGCTGCAATGGCTGATATAGAATCTTTTGAGTGTGTGTTCAGCTTGTCCCCTATGGTTAAGTCTCGTAGGAGGAGATTAATCCATCCTAAGAGGACCAAGTCTGCTCACAGGGAAGAATATACAAAACTAGAACCATTACCTTTGTCTGCTCGCAGGGAAGAAAATACAGAACTAGGACCAATTCTGCCCATGAACGCCTTGACTTTGTCTCCACTAGTCACGTCCAAAAGAAAGAGATCTAAGAATTGCAAAAGATCAACTGCTATTCTAGATCCTCTCTGCCTTAAGTCAGGTTTAAGTGCAATCAATGGGTTTGAATCTTTTGTAGATAAGTGGTCTCAAATAAGTGCTTGCAATGAAATTCAGGAATGCTCGCAACATGAAGGTTTGTGGCCCCAAACAGATAAATCAGGTTGCAATGATATTGAAGAGTGCCCCCAACATGAAGATTTATTGCCTAGAACAAATAAATCAACTTGCAGTGAAATTCAGGAATACACACAACATGAGAATCTGCTGCCTAAAACAAAGC GTTCAACAAAGATAATCACCGTTGCAGCAATTATtcggatttttaaaaaaataaagatttgtgATACGAGAacttataaaaagaaaacaacaacCAGCAACAATAATGACCAGCTTGTCTTGTGGAATCCTGATGGTTCAATGATTGTTCAAAATCCCAAAGCCAAAGAATTGCCCAGGGTTAATGATGACCAGCTTTTCTTGCGGAATCCTGATGGTTCAATGATTGTTCAAAAGCGCAAAGCCAAAAAATTGCCCAAGGTTAATGATGACCAGCTTGTCTTGAGGAATCTTGATGGTTCAATGATTGTTCAAAAGCGCAAAGCCAAAGAATTGCCCAAGGTTGATCTTGATAGTGAATCAGAGCGAGTGTGGGAACAACTCATAGAAAATGGTGGAATTGACGAGGACCCGGATGAAAAGAAGAATATATGGTGGAAGGAACAAAGAGAATTATTTAAAGGAAGAGCAGACTCATTCATTGCCCGCATGTGTCTCGTCTTAG GGAAAAGGACTTTTTCCCCATGGAAAGGGTCAGTGGTAGACTCTGTGGTTGGCGTTTTCCTAACACAAAACGTGTCAGATTATCTTTCAAG CAATGCCTTCATGCTTCTTGCTTCAGCGTTCCCACTTCAAAATAGTCGAGAAATGACTACACAACAAGAACAAGCTCTAGCGATTACACATGTATTGCCAGATTCAGATGAAATTTTTGTGTCAAATACGTCAGAAAGTATGCAAGAAGAAAATATTGGAAATCAAAATACATGTGGAAGTCAGTCTTCAGCCAATTGTGGTAACCCAGAAGTGATAAGCTTTGCTAAGAGTTGCGATTTAGTAAATGAAACAGGGGATTTGCCCGACGAGATGtcgagagagaaaaataaattgccAAAGAGAGAATTTGATTGGGATAGATTGAGGAAAGCCTATTCTACTGGAACATATACTGGTTCCACTGAAAGTAACAGGGATTCGGTTAATTGGGAAGCTGTTAGACATGCTGatgttaaaatgatttttgaacaaattaaaTGTCGAGGACAGGGTAATGTTCTTGCTGCAAAAATTAAG AATTTTCTTAATCGATCGTTTGAACATCATGGAAGCGTTGACCTTGAGTGGTTAAGAGATGTCCCGAAGGAGGATGTGAA AGAATATTTATTGAGTATTTATGGGCTTGGGCCGAAGAGCACGGATTGCATTCGACTTTTGTCACTTCGACATCATTCCTTCCCG GTTGACATAAATGTTGCTCGGATAGTAGTACGTCTAGGATGGGTCCCTTTGCAACCATTACCTGATGGGCTCCAAATGCATCTTTTGGAAAA gTTCCCCCTGGAGAGTTCCATACAAAAGTACCTTTGGCCACGTTTATGCGAACTTGATGTGTCAACACT ATATGAATTGCATTATCACATGATCACATTCGGAAAG GTCTTCTGTACAAAGAAAAAGCCAAACTGTGATGCCTGCCCATTGAGAACCGAATGCAGGCATTTTGCTAGTGCATTTGCAAG GTATGAGCTTCCAGATGATCATCCTCTTTTGAGTGGG TTTGAGAAACGGGAGCCTGATGACGATTGCCCTTACCTTCTTGCCATCAGCCAAACAG AGCAAGTTGTGCATAAACaggaaaaaaatggaaaagattCTAGCTCCAATGAATTAGAGAAATGTTCGGACAATACAAATTACTTTCCAAAAGATGAAATAATCTATGGGACGATTTTG ATTCCATGTCGGACGGCAAATAGGGGAAGTTTTCCACTGAATGGGACTTACTTCCAGATCAACGAG GTTTTCGCTGATCATGAGTCGAGCCTAAATCCAATTCCCGTTGCAAGAGCCTCCATATGGAATTTGAGAGTGACAACTCTATATTGCGGAACTTCAGTTTCGTCCATTGTAAAAG GCTTGTCAACCATGGATATTCAGAAATGTTTCTGGAAAG GTTTCATGGTGGTAAGAGGATATGACAGAAAACAGAGGGCTCCTAGACCTCTCCATGCTCGATTTCATAGAAAAGGAAACATAGAGAAATTTGATGATGAATGA
- the LOC101250790 gene encoding E3 ubiquitin-protein ligase RSL1-like has protein sequence MEELDCVDEFYFSVLFDYEEPLFPISDKMYAEELQLQEALYSAATVSEYNEFKRVKRECSGTFCSICTNNKLANEMFAAGDCSHSFCVNCVTKYVTRKIVQENVSVIKCPDIACKAIVKPKFWREIVPKQDCSALLVDDGSEDVIDSECPNCGRLFCARCNVSWHEGLECKDFQRLGRLEGRCDADGNC, from the exons ATGGAAGAATTAGACTGTGTGGACGAATTCTATTTCTCAGTATTATTTGATTACGAAGAACCATTGTTCCCAATTTCAGATAAAATGTATGCTGAGGAATTGCAATTGCAAGAGGCCTTATATTCCGCAGCCACGGTTTCAGAATACAATGAGTTTAAAAGAGTGAAGAGAGAATGTTCCGGTACATTTTGCAGTATCTGTACAAACAACAAACTCGCAAACGAAATGTTCGCCGCTGGAGATTGTTCACATTCCTTCTGTGTTAATTGTGTCACTAAATATGTTACTAGAAAAATCGTACAAGAAAATGTTAGCGTTATCAAGTGTCCCGATATTGCTTGTAAGGCCATAGTTAAACCCAAGTTCTGGAGAGAAATTGTTCCTAAGCAA GACTGTTCAGCTCTGTTGGTTGATGATGGGAGTGAGGATGTGATTGACTCTGAGTGTCCTAATTGTGGTCGATTGTTCTGTGCTCGGTGTAATGTCTCGTGGCACGAGGGATTGGAGTGCAAGGATTTTCAGCGTTTGGGCAGATTGGAAGGGAGATGTGATGCTGATGGGAATTGCTAA